CGATGCAGGTGCTGGCACAGGTCTACTACCGCGAGGGCAAACACGAGCTGGCGCGCATGGTGCTGGAGAACGCCCGCGCCATCGACGCGAAGGACGGGGCCACGCACAACGCGCTGGGGCTGGTGTACCTCGCGCTCGACGCGCGCCCCCAGGCGATGGAGGCCTTCAAGGAGGCCTCGCTGCTGCGGCCGGACTTCGCGGAGGCGCGCAACAACTTCGGCGCGCTGCTCAACGAGGCGCAGGACTACGCCGCCGCCGTCACGGAGCTGGAGGCCGCGGTGCGCGCCGCGCCGGACTTCGCCTCCGCCCGCCTCAACCTGGGCAATGCCTACCGGGGCACGGGCGACTTCGCGCGGGCCCGCGCCGAGTACGAGCAGGTCCTCCTGCTGCGGCCCACGGCGGCGGACGCCTACTTCAACCTGGCCATCCTCTACCTCGACGTGGAGCCGCCGGGGATGGAGACGCTGAAGCGGTACAAGACGGCGCTCTCCCACTTCGACAACTACCAGGCGCGTGGGGGCCGCGACGACCGCATCGCCCAGTACGTGAAGGACGCGCGCAAGCTCATCGACCGCGAGGAGCGGCGGCTGGAGCGCGAACAGAAGGACCAGCTCCGCAAGGCCGCGGAGGAGCAGAAAGCCGCCGCGGCGACGCCGCCCGAGGGAACATCGCCCGCCCCCGAGGTGTCCAAGCCTGCGCCGGACACGCGCATCGCGACGCCTGACGCCTCACCTTCCACCACCTCCGCCCCGGCGGCGCCTCCCAGCGACGCGCCGGATGCCCCGGTGCCCGCCGGCTCGGATAGACTCACCACGGACTCACAGTAGACCCGCCATGCGCCCCACCCTCGCCCTCATCGTGCTGCTCACCGCCGCGCCCGTGCTCGCGCAGGACGCCAAGCGTTCCGCCACGGCCAGCAGCAACGCTCCGTCGAAGAAGGCCCCGCGCAAGGTCATCCGCCTGGAGGCCCTCACCGTGGAAGGCCGCATCCAGAAGCCCCAGGCCATGTACATCCTCCAGCGCTCCAACCTGAGCTTCGACGACCTCAACCGCACCGAGAGCTTCCTGCCCAAGGTCGAGAAGAGCGTGGAACAGGAACCCTTCTAGTCCCATGGCCGCCACCTCGCAGAACAAGCTGCTCCGCGTCGGCGTCATCCAGAACGGCCGCATCGTCGAGGAGCACCACGTCCGCCGCGAAGCGGTCACCATCGGTCACGACGCGAAGAACACCATCGTCCTGCCCGTGGCCGAAGGCCGGCCCGCGCGCTTCGCGCTGCTGGAGAACCAGAACCAGCAGTTCCAGCTCGTCATCGCCCCGGACATGCAGGGCCGCGTCAACCTGGGCTCGTCCGACGTGGACTTCGACTCGCTGCGCACGCAGGGCCTGACCACCCGCCGCGGCGACCTGCACGTGCTGCCGCTCCAGGAGACGGCGCGCGGCAAGGTGGAGCTGGGTGACGCCACCCTCTTCTTCCAGTTCGTCACGCCGCCGCCCGAAGAGGCGAAGCCGGTGCTGCCCGCCGACGTCATGGTCAGCCGGTGGAAGACGATGGACCGCGTCTTCTTCGGCATCCTCGCCGCCTCGCTGCTGGTCCACTTCTCCGGTGCCGCGCTCATCATCTCCTCGGAGACGCCGCAGGTGGCCGAGCTGGAGCTGGACGAGTTGGATGACCGCTTCGTGCGCGCCATCATCCCCCAGCGTCCGGTGGAAGCGCCCAAGCCCGTGGAGGCGGGCCCGGCCCCCAAGGCGGACACGCCGGAGGCCGCGCCCAAGGAAGATGCCCCCTCCGAGCCCAAGGCCTCGGGCGACGCCGTGCAGCAGCGCCGCGCGGAGGTGGTGAAGAAGGTCTCCAACACGGGCCTGCTCAAGATTCTCGGCTCCAACCGCGGCGGCGGCCAGGGCGCGTTCGCGGACGTGCTGGGAAGCGCCAGTGGCGCGGGTGACATCGCCGAGGCCCTGGCCGGCGCGGGCGGCGTGGGCGTGGCCCGCGAGGCCTCCGTGGGCACTCCCGGAGGTCCTCGCGGCGGTGGCACCGGCACGGTGACGGACATCGGCGCCATTGGCACCCAGGGCGCCGGCAAGGTGGACCTGGGCGACAAGAAGGAGACGGTGGTGAAGGGCCGCGTCCAGGACGCCTCGCCCGAAATCGAGAGCGCGGACGTGGACCGGGACGCGCTCGCCCGTTACGTGCGCGCGCGCAAGGCCGCCATCCAGAGCTGCTACGAGAAGGAGCTCAAGCGGAACCCCAACCTCAAGGGCAAGGTGGTGGTGCGCTTCACCATCAAGACGTCCGGCCGCGCGGGGGACATCGAAATCGAGGAGAACACCCTGGGCAGCGAGGCGGTGGGAAGCTGCATCCGCACCACCATCCGCAGTTGGGTGTTCCCCTTCAAACCCGACGACGAGACCGCTGTTTCCTACCCCTTCGTCTTCGCGCCGGCAGGCTAGGCTCCCGCCCCGGAGCACCCATCCCGGGCCCCGGGGGGACTATGGAGAAGCTGTCCGTCATCGCCTCGTCGCCGCTCTTCGAGATGCTCTCCACCGCGGAGCTGCACCGCCTCGCGGAGCTCGCGCGGGCGCGGAACTTCGCGGCGGGCGAGGTCATCTTCGAGGAAGGTGATTTGGGCGACAGCCTCTTCGTCGTCGTGCACGGTCAGGTGGAGGTCGCGCGCCGTCAGCCCGGCGGCGGCATGCACTCGCTCGCGGTGTTGTCACCGCCCGAGTTCTTCGGAGAGATGGGCCTCATCGACAAGGACTTCCGCTCCGCCACGGTCCACGCGAAGACGGACGTGGACCTGCTCCAGCTCAGCGCACAGGACCTCCGCGACTTCCGGAGCACGCATGGAGATGGTTTCACCTTCATCGTGGTGAATATCGCCAGGAGCCTGTCTGCCCGGCTGCGCGAAGCCAACGTCCGACTCGCTTCGAAGGCGTGATTAACCAGTCATGACCACTTTCATCGCCCTCGTGTTGGTTTGACACCCCCCACCCCTGCCTCTACGCTCTGCGGCATCGTGAGCCGCATGCGCAACGTCGGAATGCTCGCCATCCTGGCCGCCGGCATGGCGACGGCACAAAGCCCGTCCCCCGCCGCGCCCCCCGCCCGTCCCGCCGCCACCGCGGCGCTGGAGAAGGCCAGCGACGTACCGGACTCGGTGAAGCTCACGCGCAGCACGCAGGCCCTGGGCGGCATGCGTGAGGTGCTCCGCGCCGTCATCGGCAAGGTCGAGGAGGCCCGGCGCACCAAGGACGTGGTGAAGCTCAACTGCGCCAACGAAAAGCTCACGCAAATCAAGGGCCTGCTGCGCATCTCCGAGCAGGCGGACGTGTCTCTTCAAGAGGCCGTCTCTCGCCAGGAGCCCTCGTCCAGCGAGCACGAATTCACCAAGGTGCTGATCGCCCAGCAGAAGGTGTCGCAGTTGCGCTCCGAAGCCGAGGAGTGCATCGGCCAGCTCGCGTTCCGCACCGATGAGAACCTCTTCGTGGAGGTGGAAGAGCCCACCAACCTCCCCGGCGGAGACCCCAGCCGTCCCATTTCTCCCGACATCGTCCTGGTGCGCCCCCCGCCCGCCAGCCCCGTCCGGTAGCACCGTCGCTCCACAACGAAACGTTCGGTCCGGCCCGACTCGCATGTTATGACGCCGCCGGCCGTCAGCACGAAAGGTGGGAGGACCTGCGCCTCACGCCTGGGAAGCCCCACTGAGCCATGAAGCAGCGCGCGACATTCTGGGGTGGACTGGGTGCGCTGGCGCTGCTTGCCCTTGGCGGCACGGCCCAGGCCCAGGGCATCTCCGCGCCGCCGACGGGGGGCAACGGCTTCAAGGTGGGCAGCGGGCGGCTGCACCCCTTCTTCGACCTGGAGACGCGGCTGGACAGTGGCGTGGGCTACTTCACGCCCCCCAACCTGCCCGAGCCCGACATGACGCCCGTCTCCGCCAACCTGGCGAGCGACGTGGCGCTGCGTTTCCGCCCCGGCTTCCGCCTGGAGATTCCGTCCTCCAAGCTGGAGTTCAACCTCGGCGCCAACCTGGACTACGTGATGTACACGGGCCTGGTGACGAAGAGCGCCACCACGGCCTCGCGGATGGAGGGCGCGGCGAACCTCAACGCGCGCTTCAATCCGGACGCGCCGTTGTCGGTGGAGGTGTCGAACCAGTTCGCCCGCTCGGACCGCACGCGCACCGCGGCGGTGGGCGTGGGCGTGCTCAGCCTCTTCAACGAGGCCCGCGTGCGCACGCCGTGGCGGCCCGGTGGCGGCGCCCTGGAGCTGATTCCCAGCGCGGCCTACGCGGTGGAGTTCTTCCAGCCGCTGAGCACCGTGAGCCCCATCGGCTGCAACGAAAGCGTGTGCGCCCCATCCGAGGTCGAGCGCTTCGACTACGGCAACCTGCGCGTGGGCGCCGAGGGCCGCTGGCGCTTCCTGCCGAAGACGGCGTTCGTGCTCGACACGAACCTGGACGTCCGCAGCTACTTCAATGACGTCACGCCCAGCGCCTCGCTGCTGCGCGCCATGGGCGGCGTGGCGGGGCTCGTCTCGCCCAAGGTGGCCGTCGTGGCCAAGGCGGGCTGGGGACAGAATCTCGCCAGCACGGGCGGCGGCACCTTCCTGGGACAGTTGGAGGGCACCTACCTCTATAGCCCCACGCTGACCTTCAAGGCCGGCTACCTGCGGATGATTGAGCCCGTGGCCGCCTACAACCTGTTCGTCGACAACCGGGGCTACGGTGAAGTGCGCGCCCTCTTCGGCGGCAAGCTGACGGTGGCGGCGCTCGTGGCGGTGGACTTCCTGCGCTTCGACGGTGGCCGCAACGACACCCTCTACAGTGTGAATCTGGGCCCGGAGTATCAGTTCTACCCGTGGCTGACGGGCGCGGCCGGCTACATGCTCGGCAGCCGCTCCTCCTCCGTGAGTGGCGGCGGCCTCAACTTCACGCGGCACGAGGGGTTCGCCCGCCTCTCCGTGACGTACTGACGGAGGCCCCCATCCGCGTGGAGCTGAAGCGCTTCCTCACCGTCCTGTCCCTCGCCGCGCTGCCCGCGTGCTTCGGGACGTCGCAGCGTCCGCCGCCGCCCGCGCCCACACCCGCCGCGGAGACCGCCACGCCGGCCCGTCCCGGCGGAACCTTGGGCCCCGGTGACGTGGTGGAGGTGCGCGTCTTCCAGGAGCCCGAGCACTCCGGCACCTGGCGCGTCTCCGGTGAAGGCACCATCGACTATCCGCTGTGCGGCAAGGTGCCGCTGTCGGGGACGACGCCCAGTTCGGCCGCGGACCTGCTGCGCGACTGCCTGGCGCGCTACGTGCGCCGCCCGCAGGTGTCGGTGCTCATCCGCGAGTACAACTCCCAGAAGGTGTTCGTCTTCGGCGAGGTGCAGAAGCCCGGCACCTTCCCCGTGGACAACGAGATGTCCATCGTCCAGGCGATCACCCTCGCGGGCGGCTTCACCAAGCTGGCGGCGAAGAACAACACGCTGGTGACGCGCGTGGTGGACGGGCAGGAGCGCAAGATTCGCGTGCCCGTGGAGGACATCGGCGTGGGGCGGGAGAAGAACTTCATGCTCCAGCCCGGCGACATCGTCTTCGTGCCGGAGAGCTTCTTCTAACCCGCGCCTCAGCCGCGCGGAGGACTCTCGCGCAGGCCGTCCACGAAACGCTTCGCCTCGGCCAGCAGCGACGGGGCCAGCGCGGGGGCGGACGCAATCACGTCACCGCGCCGCACGTCGAACGGCGCGCCGGAGATGTGGCGGATGACGCCGCCCGCCTCCTCCACCAGCAGCGAGCCCGCGGCGATGTCCCAGGGCTTCAGTCCGAACTCGAAGAAGCCGTCGAAGCGGCCCGCGGCCACGTAGGCCAGGTCCATGGCGGCGCTGCCCGTGCGGCGCATGCCCTGCGCGTGGAGGATGAGCCGGCTGAAGAGGCCCACGGGCCCCTCGGGCCGCTCGCGCACGTCGTAGGGGAAGCCCGTGCACAGGAGCGCGCGGTCCAGCGTGGACACGGTGCTGGCGCGCAGCGGACGGCCGTTGAGGGTGGCGCCCTGCCCTCGCGCGGCGGAGAACAGCTCGTCCAGCATCGGGTCGTACACGACGCCGGCCAGCACGCCGCCGGGGCCTTCCACCGCCACGCTGACGCAGAAGTGCGGCACGCGGTGCGAGTAGTTGGTGGTGCCGTCCAAGGGGTCCACCAGCCAGCGCAGGCTGTCCGAGCCCTGCGTGGCGCCGCTCTCCTCCGCGAGGATGGCGTGGTCCGGGTGGCGCTCACGGATGAAGGCCAGCAGGGCCTCCTCAGAGGCCTTGTCCGCGTCCGTCACCAGGTCGATGCCGCCCTTGAACTCGATGGTGCGCTCGCCCAGGAAGCGGTCCGCGAGGATGCGGCCGGCCAGCCGGGCGCCTTCCTCGGCGGTGCGGCGCAGGCTGGCGGGGGACTCCTGGGACATGTCGCGCTCCTCTAGGGGCTGGGCTCGGCGAGCAACGCCTCGAGCTCCGTCTGGTACTTCGCGAGGAACTCCTCCGCGAAGCCCTCGTGGACGTGGCGGACGCGGCCCTTGCGGTCGATGAAATACGTCGTGGGCATGCCCCGCACCTTCAGCGTGCGCTCGGCCACCTGGGCGTTCTGGTCCACCAGGATGGGCAGCGTCACCTTCGTCTCCTCCAGGAAGGTGGGGATGGCGCGCGCGTCTTCATCGATGTTGAGCGCGTACACCTTCAGGCCCTGGGCCGCGTACTCGTTGGCCAGGTCCTGGTAGTAGGGCAGCGCGTCCTTGCAGGGCTCACACCACGTAGCCCACACGTCGAGCACCACCACGCTGCCCCGGTCCGAGGCGATGTCGTAGGACTCACCGCCCGGGTACCGCTTCACCTGGAACTGCAGCGGCTGCCCCGACTTGAGGCCGCTGCGCTGGCTCGCGGCCGCGTCGGGCGGCGGGATGTCCCGACGGGCGCAGCCGGTCAGCGCGAGCACGCCTGCCAGAACGGTGAACGCATGGCGCTGCATCTCAGGCCCCCTTCCCAGCCCGGGCCGTCAGGGCCGCGAGCAGCTTGTCGATGAATCCCCCGAAGGCCCCGTTGCTCATCACCAGCAGCACGTCACCGGGACGGGCCTCCTGGGCGGCCAGGTCCACCAGCGTCTGCACGTCCGTGGCGCCCTCGGCGGGGATGCCCTGGGCCTGGAGGTCCGTGACGAGCTTGCGCACGTCCAGCTCCTCGCCCACGGGCACCTTGTCGTGGCGCTCGGGCACCTTGAGGCTCGCGCGGGCCGCGCCGGTGAAGGCGTGGGCGTAGTCCTCCTGGTGGATGTTGCGGCGGCTGGTGTTGGAGCGCGGCTCGAAGATGGCCCACAGGCGCCGCTGCGGGTAGCGGTGGTGGATGGCCGCGATGGTCTCCCGCACCGCCGTCGGGTGGTGCGCGAAGTCGTCAATCACCATGACGCCGTCGGGCTCTCCGCGAATCTCCTGCCGGCGCTTCACGCCGCTGAAGCTGGCCAGGCCCTGGGCGATTTCGTCGAACGAGAGCCCCAGGCCCCGCGCGGCGGCGATGACGGCCAGCGCGTTCTCCACGTTGTGCGCGCCGCCCATGGGGAGCCGCACCGTGCCCAGCGACTCGCCGTGGGCCACGACGTCGAAGCGCGCGCCCTCGGGGCCGAAGGACAGGTTGCGCGGCGTGTAGTCCGCGTCCGCGCCCTCCTTCGCGATGTACGTCACCACGCGACCCTTGCAGCCCTCGCGGGACAGCTTCACCGCGTTGGGGTAGGCGGCGCAGACGACGAGCTGTCCGTCCTCGGGGATGAGGCGCACGAACTTCTCGAAGGTCGCCTCGTAGTGCGGCAAGTCGCGGAAGATGTCCGCGTGGTCGAACTCCACGCTGGTGAGGATGGCGGTGCGCGGCCGGTAGTGGAGGAACTTGGAGCCCTTGTCCCAGTACGCGGTGTCGTACTCGTCGCCTTCGACGACGAAGTGCGCGCCCTTCCCCACGCGGTAGTTGCCCGCGTAGTTCTGCGTGACGCCGCCCACGAGGAAGGACGGGTCCTTGCCCGCCGCCACCAGCACGTGGGCCATGAGCGAGGACGTCGTGGTCTTCCCGTGCGTGCCGGCCACGACGACGGAGTGCGA
This genomic window from Myxococcus hansupus contains:
- the mpl gene encoding UDP-N-acetylmuramate:L-alanyl-gamma-D-glutamyl-meso-diaminopimelate ligase produces the protein MADDNGNVLDTLEPGSVRRIHLVGVAGTGMGSFAGMLKAAGYDVTGSDENVYPPMSDMLRTWGIPASTPYRPENLDAAKPDLVIIGNVIRRVNPEATAVRERGLKQMSFPAALGSLFLDRSHSVVVAGTHGKTTTSSLMAHVLVAAGKDPSFLVGGVTQNYAGNYRVGKGAHFVVEGDEYDTAYWDKGSKFLHYRPRTAILTSVEFDHADIFRDLPHYEATFEKFVRLIPEDGQLVVCAAYPNAVKLSREGCKGRVVTYIAKEGADADYTPRNLSFGPEGARFDVVAHGESLGTVRLPMGGAHNVENALAVIAAARGLGLSFDEIAQGLASFSGVKRRQEIRGEPDGVMVIDDFAHHPTAVRETIAAIHHRYPQRRLWAIFEPRSNTSRRNIHQEDYAHAFTGAARASLKVPERHDKVPVGEELDVRKLVTDLQAQGIPAEGATDVQTLVDLAAQEARPGDVLLVMSNGAFGGFIDKLLAALTARAGKGA
- a CDS encoding TlpA family protein disulfide reductase; its protein translation is MQRHAFTVLAGVLALTGCARRDIPPPDAAASQRSGLKSGQPLQFQVKRYPGGESYDIASDRGSVVVLDVWATWCEPCKDALPYYQDLANEYAAQGLKVYALNIDEDARAIPTFLEETKVTLPILVDQNAQVAERTLKVRGMPTTYFIDRKGRVRHVHEGFAEEFLAKYQTELEALLAEPSP
- a CDS encoding inositol monophosphatase family protein; its protein translation is MSQESPASLRRTAEEGARLAGRILADRFLGERTIEFKGGIDLVTDADKASEEALLAFIRERHPDHAILAEESGATQGSDSLRWLVDPLDGTTNYSHRVPHFCVSVAVEGPGGVLAGVVYDPMLDELFSAARGQGATLNGRPLRASTVSTLDRALLCTGFPYDVRERPEGPVGLFSRLILHAQGMRRTGSAAMDLAYVAAGRFDGFFEFGLKPWDIAAGSLLVEEAGGVIRHISGAPFDVRRGDVIASAPALAPSLLAEAKRFVDGLRESPPRG
- a CDS encoding tetratricopeptide repeat protein — encoded protein: MSPRLSCTRALTTAVLTSGLWLSACATTAPRPDAASPAATEPPASAPAAAKPDTAAPEPATAPPVNPRGTEQDFAHAVEIARRGELTAAEAALRTLVELDPKLDYAWTNLGIVQERLGKPAEAERSYRKALEAAPEQQSAWDCLTRLYGRTGRAAKLEAELRERLTSQPDSVTLRTALAITLLQSKDPAAAAAEAKLALKGDERHVRAMQVLAQVYYREGKHELARMVLENARAIDAKDGATHNALGLVYLALDARPQAMEAFKEASLLRPDFAEARNNFGALLNEAQDYAAAVTELEAAVRAAPDFASARLNLGNAYRGTGDFARARAEYEQVLLLRPTAADAYFNLAILYLDVEPPGMETLKRYKTALSHFDNYQARGGRDDRIAQYVKDARKLIDREERRLEREQKDQLRKAAEEQKAAAATPPEGTSPAPEVSKPAPDTRIATPDASPSTTSAPAAPPSDAPDAPVPAGSDRLTTDSQ
- a CDS encoding AgmX/PglI C-terminal domain-containing protein; translated protein: MAATSQNKLLRVGVIQNGRIVEEHHVRREAVTIGHDAKNTIVLPVAEGRPARFALLENQNQQFQLVIAPDMQGRVNLGSSDVDFDSLRTQGLTTRRGDLHVLPLQETARGKVELGDATLFFQFVTPPPEEAKPVLPADVMVSRWKTMDRVFFGILAASLLVHFSGAALIISSETPQVAELELDELDDRFVRAIIPQRPVEAPKPVEAGPAPKADTPEAAPKEDAPSEPKASGDAVQQRRAEVVKKVSNTGLLKILGSNRGGGQGAFADVLGSASGAGDIAEALAGAGGVGVAREASVGTPGGPRGGGTGTVTDIGAIGTQGAGKVDLGDKKETVVKGRVQDASPEIESADVDRDALARYVRARKAAIQSCYEKELKRNPNLKGKVVVRFTIKTSGRAGDIEIEENTLGSEAVGSCIRTTIRSWVFPFKPDDETAVSYPFVFAPAG
- a CDS encoding cyclic nucleotide-binding domain-containing protein — translated: MEKLSVIASSPLFEMLSTAELHRLAELARARNFAAGEVIFEEGDLGDSLFVVVHGQVEVARRQPGGGMHSLAVLSPPEFFGEMGLIDKDFRSATVHAKTDVDLLQLSAQDLRDFRSTHGDGFTFIVVNIARSLSARLREANVRLASKA
- a CDS encoding polysaccharide biosynthesis/export family protein, which produces MELKRFLTVLSLAALPACFGTSQRPPPPAPTPAAETATPARPGGTLGPGDVVEVRVFQEPEHSGTWRVSGEGTIDYPLCGKVPLSGTTPSSAADLLRDCLARYVRRPQVSVLIREYNSQKVFVFGEVQKPGTFPVDNEMSIVQAITLAGGFTKLAAKNNTLVTRVVDGQERKIRVPVEDIGVGREKNFMLQPGDIVFVPESFF